In Mangifera indica cultivar Alphonso chromosome 1, CATAS_Mindica_2.1, whole genome shotgun sequence, a single genomic region encodes these proteins:
- the LOC123210180 gene encoding VQ motif-containing protein 19-like: METTITRMLQENKNPSTLNSPKSVGSNTISSSNSNGVQIHTPPLTPIPVSRSTETNPYPTTFVQADTTNFKQVVQMLTGSSETAKQASLKPVAPTDPSSSSNKSSFVIPPIKTTTPKKQSFKLYERRANNFKNSLMINTLIPSFANNSGFSPRNKPEILSPSLLDFPKLALSSPVTPLNEDPFNKSSPSLGNSSSEEERAIAEKGFYMHPSPISTPRDHEPQLLSLFPVTSPRVSGSSA; the protein is encoded by the coding sequence ATGGAAACCACAATAACAAGAATGTTACAAGAAAACAAGAACCCATCTACCTTAAACTCACCAAAGAGTGTTGGAAGCAATACCATCAGCAGTAGCAACAGCAATGGTGTCCAAATTCACACCCCACCACTCACGCCAATTCCCGTCTCCAGATCTACAGAAACTAACCCTTACCCAACGACTTTTGTTCAAGCAGACACAACCAACTTCAAGCAAGTAGTTCAAATGCTGACTGGTTCTTCTGAAACCGCCAAGCAAGCTTCATTGAAACCGGTTGCGCCAACAGATCCATCTTCCTCGTCGAACAAGTCGTCTTTTGTCATTCCGCCCATTAAGACCACCACTCCGAAGAAGCAAAGTTTTAAGCTTTATGAAAGGAGAGCTAACAACTTCAAGAACAGTCTCATGATCAATACTTTGATACCAAGTTTTGCTAATAATTCTGGGTTTTCTCCTAGGAATAAGCCTGAAATCTTGTCTCCAAGTTTGCTTGACTTTCCGAAACTTGCACTTAGTAGTCCTGTTACACCACTAAATGAAGACCCTTTCAACAAGTCTTCTCCTTCTTTAGGAAACTCATCATCAGAGGAAGAGAGAGCCATAGCTGAGAAGGGATTTTATATGCATCCATCACCAATATCAACTCCAAGAGATCATGAGCCACAGCTTTTGTCACTGTTTCCTGTAACTTCACCTAGAGTTTCAGGCTCATCTGcctga